The segment ATCTCCAGAGATTTAACTTGTTCTACATTTCAGACTCCACTGGGTACCACTGCCAAAAGACGGTCCCATTTTAACCTTAACCGGTTCTGAAGAGACCCGGCCGTACATGCGATACGACCCGCACAGACGATGGGATTCGCATGAAAAAACTGGGGGGAGAGGGGCGAGACGAGGAAACGAATACCTTTAATCCTGAAATGCCTCCCGGTGCCCTATTCCTCACACTGCGACACGCGCAGTCATCCTCCCTCCCTGCGCGAGGGCCGCCCGCTGCATTGGGGAAACTTCCCGAGGGGCCGCTGCTGCCGCACCTGCCGCGGCCCCGGGCGGACAGCGCTGCTCCGTGCGCCCCGGGGCACCGGAGAACCGCCGGGGCTGCCGGCGCTTCCctgcgctcccgccccgcaGCATCGCCCCGAGCCGGCGCCAGATCCCGCTCCGGCAGCCCCGGTCGCCCCGCAGCCTCCCGGCCGAACGCGGCTTCCCTTCCCCTCTGGCGATGCTGAATCACGGCgggccgccgctccgccgcctcTCTCCGGGGGTGGCAGCCTGTCCCCCGCCGccgcaggaggaggaggaggaggaggtgtcGCGCCCCGCCGGCCCCTCACCCTGACCTCACCTGCcggggcgcgggcgggcggctCTGCAGCGCTCCGGTGCTGGCGGGCGGCGCGTGCTGCGCCTCACGGGCGGCGCGATCCCGGGCGGGGCGATCCCGGGCGGCAGCATCCGCGCCGGGCACGGGcgggaggaggagcgggaggttACGGCGGGGAGCCGGGACAAACCATTCCCTGCGAGGGGGCACTGCCGGCGGCCGGGCGaccgggcggggcggggagcgcgGGCCCTCCCACACAGGTACGTGCGAGGATTGCGCCCGAGGGGCGTCGGGCGGCGGccgcggagcggggcgggcggcgcggcggccgaGGGCAGCGCTGCCGGTCCGCCGGTGCCCCCCCCGCTCGCGGTGGAGCGGCCCGCTCTGTCTCGCCGCCCGAGGTCGCGAGCGGAGCCGGCGGCCACGCGGGCAGCGCCCGGGGCGGCCCGTGGCAGCCGGGAGGAGCGAGgcgggccgcgccgcgccgcgccgccctCAGGGCTGGCTGCGGCCGTCTGCCTTCGGCCCCGCCGAGCCGCGGGACCCGGGGCCGGCTCCGGCTGCCGGGGAGCGCCTTAGGAGCCCTGCGAGCGCTCCCCGACCGCAGAGCCCCGCGGGCGGCCCGAGCGCGCTCGGCCGTGAGGCGCGGGGCCTCCCCGAGCGCtcgcggggccggggcgcgtGGGGCCGGGGCGGGTGGAGGCGGCCGCGGGCCGGAGCCGCCGGCGCTTCCCCGCGCACAGCCCGGCACCTGCCCGAGCCGCGCATCCCTGCCCCCCGCCCGCGGCTCCAAACACGgtattttcccccttcccttttgGAACCGTAGCTAAATGTTTTCCTCCCGTGTGCACAACCGCTGTTTGCCACTCTGAACGAGCCATTTCGGGCTTTTCCTGAAATACTTCGCATCTTCACGTAAAGGCACGTGACCTGCTCAGATAAATGCCATAAAGATTGAAAAAATAGAGAAACGCTcgtgaaatacattttttttctggattttatcAGAAGAATAAAGAGTTTCACAAAAAAAGAATGCTtacagaataaataataaaaccctAACTGAAATTTAGTCAATTATCTCAGTAGATTATGTAGTATCTTCTTCTGTGTTTATCAAGGTTAGGAGCCCAATTCACAAGCAGTGGAAGTCTCCATGGCATTTTATTTCATCTGCATTACGTTTGCCATGGAACTAGGTGTAATCTTTTATTGACTTCTGGTTTATTAATTAATGATCTTACTTAGTTCATACTGTTACATTCTTACATCACACATTCCTCACTACTACATACCTTTAAAATCAACTCCAGTCTAGTCTTTCCTGCACAATCTCTTGGCTAAAGTAAGGTCTTCCATGAGAATGTCTACAACTACCTCTTTAAGGCagttagaaataaatatattcagtGGGCTTAGTGTCAAGTTTTCTATTTCTTGGTCAGAAAGAACTGAAATATAGTTGATAATGttaaatgaaactgaaaatttaattGCAACTTGATCAGCATTAAGGTGGTGGTTTAACTctattttaacatattttgaGGTAAGCTGATACTTTAATAGTAACAGATTGTGGGCTTCTTGCAAATGCTAAAATGATTGTTAAGAACAGAAAAGCACATGAAAAATCCTTTAGGAAATCCTAGAGAGTTATCAAACTGTTTTCTCATGTGTGGTATCAATTTGTAGCTTGTAAAGTTGAAGAATTTACTTTTTACTGACATGGTATTTTTCATTGGGTTGAATGACAGATTACATTGTGGTTTCTACTGATACACTGAAATAATGATTTATTTGCCATTAAAACCTTTGTTGggcttgtaaaaaaaaaataaaaaggcagtgATATAATTTCTGGCCACAAACATTTAATCTGATAGAAGCGCCCATGCTTGTATAGGTGTTTGTAGGAACAGGTCTAAATTTTAGTGACAGAAAACCCATGCTAAAGCAATGGGATCTAAGCTCATCCCCATGTAGACAGTCATTATTCTCAGAGCTGTGCCAAAGCTGTGTTCAGGATGCTCCTGAGGAAAGGTTTGATTCTCCTTCCGTTAGTCATTTGGAATGCTGCCACTGAGTGCAGATGAAACCATTTACAAGGCTGAGATGCACTGCATGTTATCTCTGGGTCAGAGCTTGGGTTGGGCatacagcagcccctgcctgcttTGTTTTAGCGGTGTGTCCACATTCCACAGCCCAAACCAGGCCTCTCCACCCCAGCAATGTGCACACTTCTGCTGAGCAAAGTACATTACATTTGGGAAGAGGAGCAAACCACAAGCAAGAGATTGTGGTGATTTGTGATGAGAAATTGCACCCAGCTCTTGCTTTATGATTCACAGGCAAACCTGAAGTGTGGGAATAGAGTTGTGGCCTGCTTGGCTCCTGGTACCAATGGGCGCTGTTCTCAGCTGGGAAAGCACAACCCGGGACACATCTTCCCAGCGAAGGTCAGAGCCTCAcagcagaaatgctttttctccTCCCCATTCCTGGGAGGCAGGAGGCATTAATCTCTTCCTGAACGTGCTTTTAGTTGTTGTTTCCCAGAAGCAGATCAGATTTACTCTTTTTAATGCGATCTGCATTCTGAATCACTCTGAGAGTAAATGGTACTCGCTATCTTCATGTTGAAACATTAGAGCTAACAAAATGTAGTAAGGAACCAAAGCAGGGTATTACATACACAGATGCTTAATTAGGAGCATTAAATGGagttacatttttaatattgaGCTAGTTTAAATATTGAATATTGATGCACTTGAGAGCAGATGTGCCTAGATAATTATTGTAAGTagaaatagtaataaaaatacctttttacATGTCATGAAGATTATCTTACGAATTtcaaaaatgaacaaacaagAAAGACAGAAAGTACTTTCTTAGAAATCTACATATTTCTATGAATTTTCTTagttttttccaatttttccatGCAGAAGTTCAGATTCCTTTATGAATTTTAATTGTTACAGTTGAAGAGTGCTGAGGGCAATCAGATCAGCTCTATTTCGAGAGAAAGAATGATTTATTTGAACACAGTTCCTATTTCACCCCTCATGTTACTACAAACATATTCCCTGAATAATTATGAGCACTGTAATGCTGTATATGTAATCCATCTCCAAGCTGTTAAATACAATGTCCTCAAATTACAAAGAGGATAATTAAATTGTCTAAAGAACACTGGTATTTGAACAAAGTCACAAAACAGACTTGGAAATGCAGACCTATTTCTCCTGCTCACTCAACCACCAGCTTACAGAGCTGCAGTAGGATGCAGCCTGATGTGGTCCAGAAAACTCAAAGTTGCATTTTACCTCTGCTGTTGAAACAGGCTCTATCCTTGTGCAACTGTGAGTACTCGCAAATCCAAAGATCTTCAGAATATTAAATGTGACAATTGTGAAGTTCAAAAGCTTTAAAACAGAATCAGCATATAAATTTATAATAGGAATAATATCTATGCCTATTAGCTAATAGCTATAAATAGTGTGTTTTCTTGTTTGCATAGCACTCATCTTTACTAAGATGATATACTTACTATATATTTACTAAGTAGATAATTACACTTTTCTAAACAAGAACATTTTCCCACTTGCTATAAAGCTATGTCCAAACATAATCTGTGCTGTCATAAACCATCCATTTCCTAGTGTCAGCCTAAGAAACATTACCAATGAGGAAACGAGGTTCAGCTCAACTTCCATCCCTATACTTTATACTCCCTTAGGATTCTTGCTACAATACTTCTCAGGCCATACAtaatttttgcttaaaaaagCAACACCCATTTCTTTTATAAGCCATCTGCTCAGCGTGTTAGCAAAATCCATGGAACAGCTTCCCAGCAGCACCAACACCTGCTAACAGGGGATGGTGTTTCAAGCAGATATTGCCAGCCTGTCACAGCTTCTTATCTCCTCTCTCTCTAATCTTCAGAGTACTGTCTGGGATTATCTCCTGGAAATCAAATGCCCAGCAAGATGGCTTGTTACTTTTTTATGTATCAGCAAACATGCACTTGATTGAGTTCATTAGTGCTGTAAACATCTTTTATTATACAGATCAATGTGATTTTACAAGCTGTAGCAGTATGATATTGACATAATGTAGCATTTCATATACAATAACTTTTTATAGTCCTCAACGCTCCAAACACACTCTGGGTGAAACTCAGTACTGATGAAAGCAGATACCATAACACCGAGGCTATCCACAGACTACAGGCAATTATCCTCAAGCTTAATGAGGTTCCTTTGGTTCAGGCATGATTTTGAACAGCTTTAAGATAGGAACACTTCTATTTTTAACcacacaaaatattattttggagCATATGTATCTGTTTAGTAATCAAAGCTTGGAGGTTCTTCTTCAAATATCTTCAAGTTTCCATCTGCTGTCTGCCTCTGTGTAAGAAAGGAAGTCCCAGAATTTCAGCAGTTCTGAGAAACATTTGCTTTTGTCGAGCAGCTAcgaagaaaaaaattattctactGCATAAAGGCTTAGGATCAAATGAGGCATAAGTTGAAGGAAAGTGGAAACTTGTATTTGTTGGTCAACTAAGTTACTATGTTCAtccaagaaataaaaccagtttttGTAAATATTCACAAAGTGGGGCAAGTTCATATAATGTTACTAAATACTTACACTGTTGCTGGCATGGAGGCCCAAGTAGAAAGAGGGGTATGAGCAGCTCCTTCTTTGCAGTTGGACATACTAATGAAATcattattttaagcaatatgGTCAAATATGAGAAAAGTGGGCGTGAGACTTCCACCCCAGCAAAGCTGTGCTTTTTCCCATGCATGTCCCTTCACAGTGTAAAAGTTCTCAGTGTCTGTTCAATCCTTACCTTACCAGGTATAAGTGGAAATTCATCCATACAGGTTTGTTGAAGTCAGTCTGAAGTGATTGGTCATTACTTTGATGTATTGTAATGTGACAGCAATTGGGTGTTATATTACTACCACCATAACCATTTTTAAGGTAATTGGTGTCTAAACTTTACGATTTAAAGAAGCTCTACATCTTTTGAAGATGTCGATTCAATTGACAGAAAAGTCTGTGTTTATTTACATTATTATGGTCTCCTTatgcttttttaatttaagttttgcctgggaggaaaagaaatcatTTTACATAAGATGCTAGAATTTGTCTGGATAGGGTAATGTACGTTCTAAACAAAACTTTTATTCACTTAGCAATACCATATAAAAGAGTTACTCTCCCAATGTTCCTATCAGGTAAAAATGATGCATTTCTATTAAAGCAATAGATACAGATTCAAATGTATTCCAAGGCCACTGGCTCAGTGTGATCAGGCAATGAATTTGTGCCTATCAGATGAGTATATTGTCAAAAAACACCCAGGAGATAGTGATCTGGGATATGCAAAAGGTTGAGAAAAATCTGTTATCAGCATTTACCTGATTTACTTCACACTTTGTAAACCACTTGAAATATGACCTCTGGAGCCCCTGGCTGAAGGAAGTGCCCAACTCCACTCAGGTCCCATTGACATGCTCAATAGTTTAGAGATAACATTTAATAGATTAATAGATTATAATAGATATAGATTAGATAGATTATAATGGATAATAAAGATATAATAGATTATAGATAAGATTTagcatatttataatttattcaTATATGCCTTTCAATATTACTTGATATGAAGTAAGATTTTCAAACCCAGCCAAGAATCACATCCTAAGGCACTATCACAGTGACAAGGCAGATCCAAGGTCAGGCCAGGAAGTCAGTCAATAGACAAGGATGAGGTCCTGCAGCTACCAGGCAGATCCATAAGAAAACCAGGTATGAGTCCaagctgaggagctgcctgagccaCAGCCACGTTGTGGCTGTACTGGGGATCAGCATCCTCCAGTGTAACTACAGCAAGAGCTGGGGACTCAGGGCCAACCTTAAATAGAGCTCCTGAGCCCATGGCTGTGGGGAGTCCCAGCTGAGGCTTCTCAGCATCTTTAACACGTGTTAGTGCCCTCAGTGCCCTGACAAAACAGAATTTAGAGGAACCtggaatttaatttatttatttgatttaatttgaaattctgTAGTAGAGATTGTAGGACTTTTGCTTTTGTGTTATCTTTCCCAAGCAACTTTTTTACAGGATATCTCATATTAACTTAACCAAAATTTACTGAATAGGCATGTGAAATTTAATTCAGAGTGTAGAAGGAACTTCCCTGATCAGCAATAGAGTTTTGTTTGCCCTTTCAATCAAATATTACTAGCTAGTTACAACAGGAATTTCTGGTTCTAGAAGAGGTAAACAGTGTAAGGCTTAATTTGCAGGACAATTAAAAATACCCTGACATAGGTAACATTTACTACAGACAGAATAATATCTGTTTGCTCTTGTTTTGTGACATTTAGAGATTGAAAATTTCTCTCTATTGTGTAGTACTCACCAACAGGAGCTATTAACAAAGATTATAAAATAAACCGTGTGCAGTGAGGACTTCTGGAAGCACACTATGAGCTCATCTCACTGagagaatgcaaatttccatgCACAAAATAACTCATATGTCAAAACCTGTTTTATCCCTCTTTAAGATAATGAGTGGGATGCAAATGTAGAACAAATAGCACAATATTGACCTTCATGTCTCTA is part of the Taeniopygia guttata chromosome 8, bTaeGut7.mat, whole genome shotgun sequence genome and harbors:
- the LOC140684648 gene encoding uncharacterized protein, with translation MRYDPHRRWDSHPPSLREGRPLHWGNFPRGRCCRTCRGPGRTALLRAPRGTGEPPGLPALPCAPAPQHRPEPAPDPAPAAPVAPQPPGRTRLPFPSGDAESRRAAAPPPLSGGGSLSPAAAGGGGGGGVAPRRPLTLTSPAGARAGGSAALRCWRAARAAPHGRRDPGRGDPGRQHPRRARAGGGAGGYGGEPGQTIPCEGALPAAGRPGGAGSAGPPTQANLKCGNRVVACLAPGTNGRCSQLGKHNPGHIFPAKPSLSLSSFLEIPAAMEMLLSNTTETFRSLLLLTV